Part of the Tenebrio molitor chromosome 4, icTenMoli1.1, whole genome shotgun sequence genome, GGATCATGTCCAGCTATATCAAAAATGATTAAATCagtacatatttacaatatctagaaaaaaaatcataacatTAATATTAGTTAcgttattaacaaaaacaacattATGAGCAcaataaacaacaacaaacaataaactactatttccaAAACGTTACAaatgtggattggggactcgtcgttaagttggcactaccaggaaaagtaactaggcgcgcttATAAGGTATTTGTAATTTATGACAGAGTTCTCACTAacgttttaagcgaccttcagtttgacaatccacatctaaaacttttttacaacagaaataaaaaatcgtACCTAATTATTGTGTAAATTcataatatttataccgcattcatagactacaaaaaagcctatgattcagtaccacattcatggttaattaaaattcttaaaatttataaaattaatttggatttgattaactttttattccatataatgacattttggagaactactttaaatttatcaataaacaatactaaattaaaatccgagcctattcaaattaaacgggaatttatcaaggagattctttaagtcctttatgattttgtctagccattaatcctttgacaaatctattaaatagcactggatatggtttcaatattagacttaataataccacactatccaaattaaatcgcCTTCTtgatatggatgacataaaactttatgcatctaaaaagaatcacattttatctttactaacaataactgaaaatttctcaaatgatattgggatgagttttggtattgataagtgtaaaacgcaatcaatatgtcgcggtcattacgaaaatttagaatatataactaaagaaggacaaatcattaacaatttaaataaaggagaattttataaatgtttaggtattaatcaatcaaatcatattcaacattcaattataaaagaaaatttagaaaaacaattttttcttcaaacgtccgtaaattatgacattatcctgctgcattgataatgctaaagtgtcacttcattatcatggcatctaacgagctgacgagcggcagataaagttattatctccgctgagggcgtccgtgaagttattatctccgctgatgagcggcagtaaaggaaactagctaaatcatttgaaattcctacctggtttcttaacatgtcttaaataatttgttatgaaggtttgaagaaaaaatagtatatcttattcggagcaaaaatggttttatgtgctttggctggtttgtctgcctcactgcgttcggcagctaatctaccagccgcagcacataaaacttcatttttgctcctcataacataatatactattatttaagaattaaatctattttaaaatcaaaattaaacggtaataatttaatttaagcagttaatacatatgctgttccattgttgacctattcttttggtgttataaaatggtccaaaactaatttacagaatataaacattcaaaccagagttctctttacaaaattttgtaaacatcaccccgaatctgctattgaaaggtTTAATTTTCCACGCGAAAAtagtggtaggggtttttcaaatctacaaattctacaacacaatcaaattgcttcactaaaaaattattttttcaatagagctcgtgataacactttttttaatgctttggtttcagcggataaaagTTACACACCTTtgaatttaagtgataatataatttcagatattgttgagccaaatatacctgacactatggcaaatataaaacagaagtctttacatgggagatattttaaagaactggaacaaccagaaattaatattcaggcttctcatgcatggcttaagaaatcaaatattcatcctgagactgagggttttatatttgcaatacaagatcgtgttataaatacaaaaaattataaaaaacacatacttatgcggtttacaatcgatcatcgataaatgtaggatttgcggaactgaaggggaaaccattgaacacatcatttcttcttgtaCCGTTTtagctcaaagcgaatataagaaacgtcatgatatattcgttaaaattatacacatgaatctagctgttaaattcaatttattaaaggatacacaaccacattacatttataaacccgaaagttgtttggaaaatgacaattacaaattatattttgatcgcacagttttaactgacattcacattcagcataacagaccagacattattattttaaataaacaacaaaagcaagcatatcttttagatatagctgttccaaattcccataacataacacaaaaattaataaatatttagagctctccgttgctatgagaaatctttggagtttagaaaaaaaaatctattttaccacttataatttcagcaacgggaatagtaccgcaatctctttttaaaaatttaaaaactctggatttagggaacacattggtagttgaaattcaaaaaggtatattattgtactcatgtcatatcgtgaggaaattctttaacattgacacagaacataaaacacaacaaagtcaaaatgcggaggcgagacgccggtaattatgttgataagcactgcactattacttgatagtaatatccgtaatagtgtatgtactccggcaaaattgccgtgccgccgggtggcggagggaGAGTAAATAGAGAAAAAAGGAATCATATTATTTTGGGGGAAAATATAATTCAACAATACACAAAACAACAACACGAAAACAATCACTAAGGGCCGGTTGTACCAAATTAGTTTAACTTCCGTTTATCTCCTGGTCTAGATTAAAGTTagattattttgttgtacGAACGGTGATCGAGGGTTGTCTAAGCATTGACCGTGGTTTTCAGTGATCGACTGATATCTATCGATCAAGGATGGATCAGTATCATTTTGACATGTTTGCTATCAACATTTTAGATTAGAATTCCAGATTGACTCACTTTCAGGGAACGcccaaataattttgaaaaatggaatGACTGCGATTTTAGAAATCGATTTAGATTACCCAAAGACGTGGTAAGATTTATCATTGAGGAAATTCATGATGAAATTTTCTCAGAAACAGATAAAAATTACGCCCTTTCACCGTCAGACATGGTGTTTATAACACTGGAGCAAAGGGACAACTAATCGGAGACCACAGTGAGCCGAGCGATTCCCAAAATTGTTAATGCAATAGCGAGACGCCGCCGCCGTCCagaatttataaatatgtcGAATAACGAAGaagcaacaaataaaattaaacaaggttttttttaacattagcaATTAGCTCTGGATTGTACATACGTTAAAATTCAATCCCCCAGGAAGCAATGATGCCGAAATAAATCGTAATCGTTTTTTTGTTTAGATTTTCgtattttcttttaagaaCTAATGCAGTTCGATAATTTTCAAACCCAACAATATTAAATTCCTGTTAAATTGCTTTCCATCCATCATTTTTCAATCGATTTACATCTGtatctgtttttttattttctactttatctttgaattcaaaaactaagCCCAGTAAATCTTTTTCTTCAATTGTAGAAAAATTCATGCACCGTTTATTACTATTCATTgagaaaattcacaaaaaatacattcaTAGACAAATGTCCCAGTTGTCAGCAATgacaaatttacaataattttacgCGAGTAACCTGGGTCTGATTCTACCAACATAACTAATTTTGACGAAAACGGTCGCTCAAGTGATCTTACTTGAACAAGAGATGTACAACGCGTCTATTAAATAAACCCGGTTCAATAATAAACTGTAGTTTAATTGAACCGAAGTTCAGTGTAATTTGGTACAACCGGCCCTAACAATGATtaacaaaaagttattaacaaaacaataataaaaccaCAACATCAAGTTAGTACAGTACATTGTCTACCAGTACTTCAAAATGTACCGATCCTTCCCGATTCTTGTTGCTACCATTGTAGATAACATTCTTGGCCCAAACTCTGCACTCGATGTTCACAATGGCATACGGCTTGACATTCTTGATTTTCACCGCAATCAACGGACTGAGATAGTTCTCGTTGTTGGTGTAGGGAAAGTAGTACCCCGGGAATCCCCTGCTCGGAAAGTACTCAAACCCGCCGATGCGTTCCTTGTCGAAGGAGTGTTCCCCCTCGCAGCTAATCCACACTTCAGTCCTATTAGTCGCGTTCACTTCATCCCTCAGATCCTTGGGCATCTCTTGCAATCCCTCGGTGTGGTACTCAGGAACCCATCCGAAGATCCTGTTCAGCTTGAGGAAGACACACGGTGAGCCAGACCCGTACCCGTACTTGTTCTCCGCGGTGCAAAGTCCGAATCTTTCGGCGCTCAAATCCACGGTGCACACTTTACCCTCTTCCACGGGTCTGTCGTAGTCGCATTGTTGGTAGTTCTTCCCCACTTGTTCCACTTTGTACGGCTCCAAAAACTTGTCCAGGTGCTCCACCCATTTCTGAGTGGTTTTCTCATCGGCAAGGTCGTACCAAATCAAGGATCCTTCTTGGGTCTCGTTGGATATCGGGCGAAAACCCAAACCCGGGTTGGTACCGATCAGACTCTCACCTAGCTTCCATTTGGGTTCTTTGGGGTCGAGGGTACTCAGGAGACCGGCGATGCAGGTGGCGAAGAAAGCTGCCAGACAGGCGTAGAAGATGGAATAGAAGATCAAGAGTTGGTACCAGCTCTTCTTGGTTCTCCCGAAGAATTCTTGTTTGGCGGGGTCGTAGAGGCTCCTCTGGAAGTTCTCCCACTTGGTGGTCTTCGGTATCGCGTGGAACTGGAACTCTTTGACCTTGGTTGGTATACTTTCACCTTTTGATACCATCGTTCGTCAAATATGGTTGTAACTAACTGAGACAGTCGACTCGTTACGCAATTGCTTTGTTTTATCTATTTGTCAACATGATAGCATGATAGCACAAATAGATAATAGTGATAAGAGGTGGAATCAGATCAATTTAACGGTAATgaaattcccaaaaaaaaTCCTCGCAGGAACTCCTCACAAGCGTTTGCAACTCCGCCAATTAGAAAGTAATTCAGTAATAGCTTGTCCGATTTAATCAACGCACCAATTACTCGGTACAATAAAGCCGAGCATACAACATCTGCTGTGCTCACAATTAATTCAGATAGCAGGAGAACACGCCATCTCTCTTTCAAATTCCGAGTGACGACAGCTTGCGAGTTATATTGTCTCATCATTCAAGCAGGCGATGCCAATGGGAAACGAAGTGAATTTCTTTGGGATTAAATTTAGCGAATTCGAGAAGACATCCCGGATggtaaaacaatttaaaactcCATATGCAGAGACGATCTTGTTTTCCCCCCTCGACAATATTAAGTTGACGTAATTTCCGGCGCAACAGAAATTGTTGATTTATTGACACAAAGATGTCGCACAATAAAGTCTTCCAGAAATATTTCAAAGAAATGAAATTGGCTTTGTCGGTTGCTTTTCTCCCCCCCTCGAGGTTATTATTGAATTGTTTCCGTCTGGAGGGAAGTTGTGCTTGGTGATTAAATAATCAAAAGACTAGGTAAACAATTGCGAGTAACGACGTCCTTGCGGTCGCCGTTTAATGTTAACATCCCCGTAATAACCACCCTTTGGGATTCATTTCTGCGGGGTTGACTCCATTAAGGTCTCGTGGCTGTGTTTTCATTGGCGGCCAAGAAAAATAAGTTGTGTTTGTGTTGGACGAGCTCTGAAGAGAGTTTTTCTGTGATTTGACcggacgctgcacttctggttTGATCTGTCTCTCTGTGTGTGCACTTCTTGTCGTATCTTTTCGTTCGATCGATCCCAACATCTCTGCTACGATTCTAGCTCTTGGTTGGTGGTCTCGAGCTGCACCTCCGGATTGTCGATTCTTCCCGCGGGTATCGATCCTCCTTTCGCGCGTCAGGAAGAACTGTCTACCCGAAGGGCATCCGTTCGCGCGAAGAACATCCCTTCGAGATTCCTGTCGGCATTCAAAGTGGCCGATTCGAGATTGGAGAAAGCGACGACATAAGGAGGATTAAAGCGAACGGGGCGCAATCATCGCTGGTGGTTTGATTCGTGGCGGCGGTGTCGTATTGACCGACTCTTTAGACGAAGAAGTCGATGCGAAAGGAGAGGGAGTTATTGTGGAAGTAAAGCCCAGGCGATGATATTGCGACCCTCGACTTCCTTTCTGTATGGATTTTTTTCGTCTCTCGCCACCAAGATATCCGGTGGCAAGGATTTTCTGATTAGAATGATTAATGGCGGCCGGCGCGCCGGCTTCATcacactttgaattttaattggGATATTAATggaagtttttcaaaacatCGATCCCAAGTGGGAATCGAGACGCCGCGGGACACGCAAGAGCGCGGCA contains:
- the LOC138129750 gene encoding sodium/potassium-transporting ATPase subunit beta-1-like: MVSKGESIPTKVKEFQFHAIPKTTKWENFQRSLYDPAKQEFFGRTKKSWYQLLIFYSIFYACLAAFFATCIAGLLSTLDPKEPKWKLGESLIGTNPGLGFRPISNETQEGSLIWYDLADEKTTQKWVEHLDKFLEPYKVEQVGKNYQQCDYDRPVEEGKVCTVDLSAERFGLCTAENKYGYGSGSPCVFLKLNRIFGWVPEYHTEGLQEMPKDLRDEVNATNRTEVWISCEGEHSFDKERIGGFEYFPSRGFPGYYFPYTNNENYLSPLIAVKIKNVKPYAIVNIECRVWAKNVIYNGSNKNREGSVHFEVLVDNVLY